One segment of Anser cygnoides isolate HZ-2024a breed goose chromosome 5, Taihu_goose_T2T_genome, whole genome shotgun sequence DNA contains the following:
- the ZFP36L1 gene encoding mRNA decay activator protein ZFP36L1 produces MSTALVSPTIFDLSEVLCKSNKMLNYSPSGVSGCLLDRKAVGTPAGGGFPRRHSVTLPNSKFHQNQLLSSLKGEPAPMLGPRESRFRDRSFSEGGERLLQQKQPGGQVNSSRYKTELCRPFEENGACKYGDKCQFAHGIHELRSLTRHPKYKTELCRTFHTIGFCPYGPRCHFIHNAEERRAVAGGREPAVTDRPRLQHSFSFAGFPSTAASGLLDSPTSITPPPMLSADDLLGSPTLPDCASNPFTFSSQELVSLFAPSMGVQVPSGSSPTTFLFRPMSESPNLFDSPPSPQDSLSDQEGYLSSSSSSHSGSDSPILDTSRRLPIFSRLSISDD; encoded by the exons ATGTCCACAGCCCTGGTGTCGCCCACCATCTTCGACCTGAGCGAAGTTTTATGCAAG AGCAACAAGATGCTGAACTACAGCCCCTCGGGTGTCAGCGGGTGCCTGCTGGACAGGAAGGCGGTGGGCACCCCGGCCGGCGGGGGTTTCCCTAGGAGGCACTCTGTCACCCTGCCCAACTCCAAGTTCCACCAGAACCAGCTCCTCAGCAGCCTGAAAGGGGAGCCCGCGCCCATGCTGGGCCCCCGGGAAAGCCGCTTTCGGGACCGCTCCTTCTCAGAGGGCGGCGAGcgcctgctgcagcagaagcagcccgGGGGCCAGGTCAACTCCAGCCGCTACAAGACGGAGCTGTGCCGCCCCTTCGAGGAGAACGGCGCCTGCAAGTACGGCGACAAGTGCCAGTTCGCCCACGGCATCCACGAGCTGCGCAGCCTCACCCGCCACCCCAAGTACAAGACCGAGCTCTGCCGCACCTTCCACACCATCGGCTTCTGCCCTTACGGGCCGCGCTGCCACTTCATCCACAACGCCGAGGAGCGCCGCGCCGTGGCGGGCGGCCGGGAGCCCGCCGTCACTGACAGACCCCGCCTTCAGCACAGCTTCAGCTTCGCCGgcttccccagcactgctgccagcGGGCTGCTGGACAGCCCCACTTCCATCACCCCGCCGCCCATGCTGAGCGCCGACGACCTGCTGGGCTCCCCCACCCTGCCTGACTGCGCCAGCAACCCCTTCACCTTCTCCAGCCAGGAGCTGGTCAGTCTCTTCGCCCCCAGCATGGGGGTGCAGGTGCCCAGCGGGAGCTCCCCCACCACGTTCTTGTTCAGGCCCATGTCCGAGTCCCCCAACTTGTTTGACTCGCCGCCCAGTCCTCAGGACTCCCTCTCTGACCAGGAGGGCTAtctgagcagctccagcagcagccacagcggCTCAGATTCCCCTATCCTGGACACCTCAAGACGTCTTCCCATCTTCAGCAGACTCTCCATCTCCGACGACTAA